The Vibrio crassostreae genomic interval GCACTATGTTGGCTTCAACATGTGGGCGCAAGCGGTAACCAACGCGGGCACAACCGATCCTGAATCTGTACAAGATGCCTTGATTGGCGTGTCTGTTCCTAACCTTTCTGGCGGCTACTCTACCATGCTGCCAAACCACCACATCACTAAACCTGTCTTGATCGGTGAAATCCAAGACGATGGTCAATTCGATATTGTTTGGGAAACCACAGGCCTTGTTGCGGGTGATGCTTGGTCTAGTTACTTACCTGAATCAGCGAAGCTGTTCTCTAGTTGGTCTAAGCCATTCTCATGTGGTGCGTTTAACGTCGAAACCAAGAAGTGTTCTGGCGGTAACTAGAGCGTTGATTTAGGAATATTGAGCCTTCTTGTTTGGGAAGAACGTCTCTCTGTATGAGGTGTAGCAAACGGAAGGCTCATCGTTTCAACTAACAATAATTCTCCACATGTCCATTGAGCAAAAATAACAATATCTAGCTAGGTGGATTAAGGAAGCAGGGATGAAAAACGTATTGAACGTATTTAAGGCGCTATTGCTTATGGCAGTCAGTGCTCAGTTGGCTTTTGCTGGAATAACGGATGAAGCTAGCTTTACCAAGGCGTTAGTTGGTAAGAAAACATCGGATAAAGAATTGGCTATCGATTGGGTCATTGAGGCACAAACGGAAGACGTGTCGAAACCTATTTTGGATGGCTGGTTAAACGGAAATCTCTATTACTTTAATGACAAACAGAGCGAGCAATATAAACAGCTCTACCTGATTCAAAGCATTAAAACAGCAACCTCGGCTCAGTCGGTGTGGGATGAGTCAAGCCTCAGTATCGAGAATGCTAGGCAGTTTAAGAAGGTTCGCGTGAACAACAAGCTTCGCGGGATCTTGCGTGGGGAAATTGCCTCGATTGGACTGAACAGCAGTAACCCAGATACACGTTATAAAGCGGTTCTGGATCTGCTCGGTACCAAAGATCCTGACATTATCGATCGTTTAGCTGTGCTGAGAACCAGTGAGTCAGAGGGCAAAGTCGCTGAGTTGATGGACTTGTCGTTAGCCATTTTCACCTCTCTTGATAAGAGCGCCACAATTGAAGCTCGTGTGGCTTCAATTGAACGAGTTGGCGACTTCAAACAATCCGTCGTGCTAAAGACGCTAAACCAGCTGCTCAACAGCGAACAAGATCCAAAGGTCTTGGCTGCAACTGAACGTGCAATGGACGATTATCAACAGAGCCAAGCACTCTATTCGGGTGTTGAGACCGTGTTCTTTGGCTTGAGCTTGGGCTCTGTGTTGGTGTTGGCAGGCATAGGCTTGGCGATCACTTTTGGTGTGATGGGCGTAATCAACATGGCCCATGGCGAGCTGATCATGATTGGCGCTTACACCACCTATGTACTTCAGTTGCTAATGCCGAACCACATCGGTTTAGCGCTGATTCTATCTATTCCGGCTGCATTTATTGTGTCTGGTCTGGTCGGTATTGCGATTGAGCGCAGTGTGATTCGTCATCTCTACGGCCGTCCACTGGAAACCTTACTCGCGACCTTCGGTATTAGCTTGATCTTGCAACAAGCCGTTCGCTCTATTTTCTCTCCACTTAACCGCTCAGTGAGCACGCCTGAATGGATGTCTGGCGCACTTCAATTGAACCCAATGTTATCTCTGACCTACAACCGACTTTATATCATCCTGTTTTGTGGTTTGGTGTTTATGGGCTTGTTGATGGTTCTGAAAAAGACACCACTAGGTTTACAGGTTCGTGCCGTTTCTCAAAACCGTGGTATGGCGCGTGCGATGGGTATTCGATCTGAACGAGTTGATGCGATGACCTTTGGTTTAGGTTCTGGCGTAGCGGGTGTCGCGGGTGTCGCACTGTCTCAGTTGACTAACGTTGGCCCGAATATGGGGCAAGCGTACATCATCGATTCTTTCATGGTGGTGGTGTTCGGCGGAGTCGGCAACTTGTGGGGAACACTCGTCGCAGGCTTAAGTCTTGGTTTATTCAATAAGATCTTAGAGCCCTGGGCTGGCGCAGTACTAGCTAAGATTTTAGTACTGGTTTTCATCATTCTATTTATTCAAAAACGCCCACGCGGATTGTTCCCGCAACGTGGTCGTGCGGCTGAAGGTTAAGGACAACATCATGCAGTCTAAATCATTTGTACTTTCGGCGATGCGTGGTGATAAAGGTGGCCAACTGACCATCCTTGCTATTCTTGCGGCCGTGATTCTTATTCCACTGGCTAACACCATGTTGCCAAGTGGACACCCACTTCATGTTGAGACCTTCACTATCTCACTAATGGGCAAATACTTGAGCTATGCGATGTTGGCTTTGGCGCTCGATCTGGTGTGGGGCTACCTCGGAATACTGAGCCTAGGCCACGGCGCTTTCTTTGCGCTTGGCGGTTATGCGATGGGCATGTACTTAATGCGTCAGATTGGTGACCGTGGGGTTTATGGTGATCCAATCCTACCTGACTTTATGGTGTTCCTTGATTGGTCAGTGTTGCCGTGGTTTTGGCAGGGCTTTGATCAGTTCTGGTTCGCTTGTCTGATGGTGGTGTTGGTGCCGGGCGCATTGGCTTATTTGTTCGGTTATCTGGCTTTTCGCTCTCGTGTGTCAGGGGTTTACCTCTCTATCATGACTCAGGCATTAACTTACGCATTGATGTTGGCGTTCTTCCGCAACGAGATGGGCTTTGGTGGTAACAACGGATTGACGGATTTCAAAGACATCATCGGCCTGAGCTTGCAGAGTGATGCCGTTAAGATTGGCCTGTTTGTCGCGACGGGTATCTCGCTGATCCTAAGCTACATCGCGTGTCGAATGGTAGTGACCAGTCGATTAGGTCGTGTGGCACTGGCGATTCGTGATACCGAGTCTCGTACTCGTTTTATGGGGTACGACGTCGATGGTATCAAGTTATGGGTCTTCGTTTTGTCTGCAGTTATCGCGGGGATTGCGGGTGCTTTATATGTTCCTCAAGTCGGCATCATCAACCCGGGAGAGTTTGCGCCACTTAACTCGATTGAGATTGTGGTTTGGGTTGCATTGGGCGGTCGCGCCACTCTGTTTGGTGCCATTGTTGGTGCGTTGATCATCAACTACGCCAAGAGCTGGTTTACGGTTGAATTCCCAGAGGTGTGGCTTTTCGCTCTAGGTGGTCTATTCGTTCTCTCGACCATGTACTTCCCACAAGGTGTGATTGGCTTTGTCAGTGAAAAGTGGCAACAGTTACGCAAGGCATCGAATTCAAAAGGCGAAGGACAAGGTAAGGATGATCAACATAAAGGCAAGGAGGTGATCGCATGACCACATTTAATAGCGTAAAGGAATCGGTTCAGGCGTTCACTCGTCGAGACGAAGTTTTTGATTACCTCAAACCCGATGTTCATCCAGCCATCGATACCCGTCACAACGTGTTGTTGTACGTGGAAGGCGTTAATAAAAGCTTCGATGGTTTCCAAGCGATAAACGACCTCAATCTTTATATCAAAGAGGGCGAACTGCGCTGCATCATCGGTCCGAATGGTGCAGGTAAAACCACCATGATGGACATCATTACAGGCAAGACTAAGCCCGATACTGGAGAAGTGTGGCTAGGTTCGAACATCAATCTACTCAAGATGAACGAAGCTGAAATTGCTAATGCAGGTGTTGGACGCAAGTTCCAAAAGCCGACGGTAATTGAATGTTTAACCGTGTGGCAGAACCTTGAATTAGCCATGGCAGGTGATCGCTCGGTGTGGGCGACTTTCACTGCGGTGATGTCTGGCGAGCAGAAAGACAAACTGACCTTTGTGCTTGAGCTGATTCATTTAAAAGACGAAGCGGCTAACTTGGCAGGCAACCTGTCTCACGGGCAAAAGCAGTGGTTAGAGATCGGCATGTTACTGATGCAAAACCCTAGGCTGTTGCTGGTGGATGAACCCGTTGCAGGTATGACTCACCAAGAGATGGACCGCACATCTGAGTTGCTTAACTCACTGGCAGGTAAGCACTCAGTGGTCGTGGTTGAACACGATATGGATTTCGTGCGCTCTATCGCCAGTCATGTGACGGTGTTGCACCAAGGTCACGTGTTGGCAGAAGGCACCATGGACCAAGTGCAGGCTCACCCTGAAGTTAAACAAGTTTATCTTGGAGAATAGGATGCTAGAGGTTAAATCAGTTAATCAATATTACGGTGAGAGCCACACCTTATGGGACTTGGATATGCAGATCCCAGAAGGCAAATGCACGGTGTTAATGGGCCGCAATGGCGTCGGTAAAACCACCTTGCTGCAATGTATCATGGGGCTGATTAAGGTTGAAAGTGGTGACATCTCTTTATCGGGTGAGTCGCTACTAAAAACCGACGCCGAGGATCGTCCTCGCCAAGGGATCGGTTATGTGCCGCAAGGTCGTCAGATATTCCCGATGCTCACGGTTCAAGAAAATCTAGAGGTTGGTTTGCCGATTCGAGAGAAGGGCGATCGTAAGATTCCAGAGTTCATCTTCGATATCTTCCCTGTCTTGAAAGAGATGCTACATCGCCGCGGTGGTGACTTATCTGGTGGTCAGCAGCAGCAACTCGCAATTGGGCGTGCGTTGGTGGTTAATCCAAAGCTATTGATCTTGGATGAACCAACAGAAGGTATTCAGCCCAATATTGTGCAAGAGATTGGAGACATCATTCGTATGCTCAACGAGAAGATGGGACTCACGGTTCTGTTGGTTGAGCAGAAGCTGCCATTTGCTAGAAAGGTCGGTGACCGTTTTTGTATTCTCGACCGTGGGCGTCAGGTGGCTGAAGGTGAAATGAAAGGGCTCAATGAGTCCTTGATTAAGGAGTACCTAACCGTATGAATTCTCTCTTTTCTCCGAATGAAGTAAGGAACGCTTCTTTAGTAGAAGCCTTGTCTCTGAATGAGACCATCGAACAAGATATTCGAGATGGTTGGCAAGCGAGCTTAAACCTCACCTTTGTCGACCGTGGTGACAAAACCGTATTAAAGAATCGTCAGCAGTCTGGTCCGCTTGCGGTGCAACGTCCCTTGTATCCTGATGGGGAAACGTGTCACACCTACTTACTTCATCCCCCCGGCGGAGTGGTAGGTGGTGACACTCTCAATCTTGAGGCAACCGTAGAAAGCGGTGCTCATACGTTGATCACCACACCCGGTGCGACCAAGTTCTATCGTTCTAACAATAAGTACGCCAAGCAGAAGCAAACCCTTCGCGTCAAGAAAGGTGCGCGCTTGGAATGGATGCCGCAAGAGAACATCTTTTTCCCCAATGCACACGTGCGCCTAGACACTGAAATTCGCCTAGAAAAGGGTGCACAGTTTTGGGGTTGGGAGATGCACTGTTTTGGACGACCTGCACAAAATGAGGGATTTGAGCGAGGTCACCTTGTTGGGAAAACGGAAATCTATCTTGATAATCAAAGGCTTCTTACTGAAGGTTTTAATTTTCACGGTGGCGATAAGTTGATGATAAATATGGGGTTACTTGATTTTTCAATGATGGGAACCTTTTATATCACCTCAAATGAGAAGCAAGATTTAGAGTTGGTACAGAGCTTGCTCTTATCTATTACACAGCAAGCTTCACAGCAATCAGTTACATCAAAAACGTCGAGTGAACCCACATTAATATTGGGCGCTACTCAGATAGAAGGATTGATTGTGGTGCGAGCCTTGGGTAATTGGAGTGAGGACATCCTCCAAGCCTTTGGTCAGATTTGGCAAGCAACTCGCTCTCATTTATGTGGTACGACTCCTGATTTACCAAGGATTT includes:
- the urtB gene encoding urea ABC transporter permease subunit UrtB, translating into MKNVLNVFKALLLMAVSAQLAFAGITDEASFTKALVGKKTSDKELAIDWVIEAQTEDVSKPILDGWLNGNLYYFNDKQSEQYKQLYLIQSIKTATSAQSVWDESSLSIENARQFKKVRVNNKLRGILRGEIASIGLNSSNPDTRYKAVLDLLGTKDPDIIDRLAVLRTSESEGKVAELMDLSLAIFTSLDKSATIEARVASIERVGDFKQSVVLKTLNQLLNSEQDPKVLAATERAMDDYQQSQALYSGVETVFFGLSLGSVLVLAGIGLAITFGVMGVINMAHGELIMIGAYTTYVLQLLMPNHIGLALILSIPAAFIVSGLVGIAIERSVIRHLYGRPLETLLATFGISLILQQAVRSIFSPLNRSVSTPEWMSGALQLNPMLSLTYNRLYIILFCGLVFMGLLMVLKKTPLGLQVRAVSQNRGMARAMGIRSERVDAMTFGLGSGVAGVAGVALSQLTNVGPNMGQAYIIDSFMVVVFGGVGNLWGTLVAGLSLGLFNKILEPWAGAVLAKILVLVFIILFIQKRPRGLFPQRGRAAEG
- the urtC gene encoding urea ABC transporter permease subunit UrtC codes for the protein MQSKSFVLSAMRGDKGGQLTILAILAAVILIPLANTMLPSGHPLHVETFTISLMGKYLSYAMLALALDLVWGYLGILSLGHGAFFALGGYAMGMYLMRQIGDRGVYGDPILPDFMVFLDWSVLPWFWQGFDQFWFACLMVVLVPGALAYLFGYLAFRSRVSGVYLSIMTQALTYALMLAFFRNEMGFGGNNGLTDFKDIIGLSLQSDAVKIGLFVATGISLILSYIACRMVVTSRLGRVALAIRDTESRTRFMGYDVDGIKLWVFVLSAVIAGIAGALYVPQVGIINPGEFAPLNSIEIVVWVALGGRATLFGAIVGALIINYAKSWFTVEFPEVWLFALGGLFVLSTMYFPQGVIGFVSEKWQQLRKASNSKGEGQGKDDQHKGKEVIA
- the urtD gene encoding urea ABC transporter ATP-binding protein UrtD, whose protein sequence is MTTFNSVKESVQAFTRRDEVFDYLKPDVHPAIDTRHNVLLYVEGVNKSFDGFQAINDLNLYIKEGELRCIIGPNGAGKTTMMDIITGKTKPDTGEVWLGSNINLLKMNEAEIANAGVGRKFQKPTVIECLTVWQNLELAMAGDRSVWATFTAVMSGEQKDKLTFVLELIHLKDEAANLAGNLSHGQKQWLEIGMLLMQNPRLLLVDEPVAGMTHQEMDRTSELLNSLAGKHSVVVVEHDMDFVRSIASHVTVLHQGHVLAEGTMDQVQAHPEVKQVYLGE
- the urtE gene encoding urea ABC transporter ATP-binding subunit UrtE translates to MLEVKSVNQYYGESHTLWDLDMQIPEGKCTVLMGRNGVGKTTLLQCIMGLIKVESGDISLSGESLLKTDAEDRPRQGIGYVPQGRQIFPMLTVQENLEVGLPIREKGDRKIPEFIFDIFPVLKEMLHRRGGDLSGGQQQQLAIGRALVVNPKLLILDEPTEGIQPNIVQEIGDIIRMLNEKMGLTVLLVEQKLPFARKVGDRFCILDRGRQVAEGEMKGLNESLIKEYLTV
- a CDS encoding urease accessory protein UreD, encoding MNSLFSPNEVRNASLVEALSLNETIEQDIRDGWQASLNLTFVDRGDKTVLKNRQQSGPLAVQRPLYPDGETCHTYLLHPPGGVVGGDTLNLEATVESGAHTLITTPGATKFYRSNNKYAKQKQTLRVKKGARLEWMPQENIFFPNAHVRLDTEIRLEKGAQFWGWEMHCFGRPAQNEGFERGHLVGKTEIYLDNQRLLTEGFNFHGGDKLMINMGLLDFSMMGTFYITSNEKQDLELVQSLLLSITQQASQQSVTSKTSSEPTLILGATQIEGLIVVRALGNWSEDILQAFGQIWQATRSHLCGTTPDLPRIWAT